Proteins from a genomic interval of Mycobacterium conspicuum:
- the aspS gene encoding aspartate--tRNA ligase, translating to MLRSHAAGSLRSSDAGQRVTLAGWVARRRDHGGVIFIDLRDSSGVAQVVFREADVLAQAHRLRAEFCVAVEGVVEIRPEGNANPEIATGDIEVNATTLTVLGECAPLPFQLDEPAGEESRLKYRYIDLRRDGPAAAIRLRSKVNAAARAVLARHDFVEVETPTMTRSTPEGARDFLVPARLQPGSFYALPQSPQLFKQLLMVAGMERYYQIARCYRDEDFRADRQPEFTQLDMEMSFVDAEDIIAVSEEILTALWALIDYQIPTPIPRISYADAMRRFGSDKPDMRFGLELVECTEFFKDTTFRVFQAPYVGAVVMPGGASQPRRTLDGWQDWAKQRGHRGLAYVLVAEDGTLGGPVAKNLTDAERDGLAAHVGAKPGDCIFFSAGPAKSSRALLGAARGEIAHRLDLIDPDEWAFVWVVDPPLFEPADEATAAGDVAVGSGAWTAVHHAFTSPKPEYLDAVDKDPGNVLADAYDIVCNGNEIGGGSIRIHRRDIQERVFAVMGLDKAQAEEKFGFLLEAFMFGAPPHGGIAFGWDRINALLSGVDSIREVIAFPKTGGGIDPLTDAPAPITAQQRKESGIDAKPKQVDQA from the coding sequence GTGCTGCGCAGCCACGCCGCTGGTTCGCTGAGAAGTAGTGACGCAGGGCAGCGGGTGACGTTGGCCGGGTGGGTGGCCCGCCGCCGCGACCACGGCGGCGTCATCTTCATCGATCTGCGCGACTCGTCCGGTGTCGCGCAGGTGGTGTTCCGCGAAGCGGACGTGCTGGCGCAGGCGCACCGGCTGCGCGCCGAGTTCTGCGTGGCCGTCGAGGGCGTCGTCGAGATTCGGCCCGAGGGCAACGCCAACCCGGAGATCGCCACCGGGGACATCGAAGTCAACGCGACGACGCTGACGGTGCTCGGCGAGTGCGCGCCGCTGCCGTTCCAGCTCGACGAGCCCGCGGGCGAGGAGTCGCGGCTGAAATACCGCTACATCGACCTGCGGCGCGACGGCCCGGCCGCGGCAATTCGGTTGCGCTCCAAGGTAAATGCCGCCGCGCGTGCGGTGCTGGCGCGCCACGACTTCGTCGAGGTCGAGACGCCGACGATGACCCGCTCCACGCCCGAGGGGGCGCGTGACTTCCTGGTGCCGGCGCGGCTGCAGCCCGGGTCGTTCTACGCGCTGCCGCAGAGCCCGCAGCTGTTCAAGCAGCTGCTGATGGTGGCCGGGATGGAGCGCTACTACCAGATCGCCCGCTGCTACCGCGACGAGGATTTCCGCGCCGACCGGCAGCCGGAGTTCACCCAGCTCGACATGGAGATGAGCTTCGTCGATGCCGAGGACATCATCGCCGTCTCCGAGGAGATCCTGACCGCGCTGTGGGCGCTGATCGACTACCAGATCCCCACGCCGATCCCGCGCATCAGCTACGCCGACGCCATGCGACGCTTCGGCTCCGACAAGCCCGATATGCGGTTCGGACTCGAGCTCGTCGAGTGCACAGAGTTCTTCAAAGACACCACATTTCGGGTCTTCCAGGCGCCCTATGTCGGCGCGGTCGTCATGCCGGGCGGGGCCTCGCAGCCGCGGCGCACGTTGGACGGCTGGCAGGACTGGGCCAAACAGCGCGGGCACCGCGGGCTGGCGTACGTCCTGGTCGCCGAGGATGGCACGCTGGGGGGCCCGGTGGCCAAGAACCTGACCGATGCCGAGCGCGACGGGCTGGCCGCGCACGTCGGGGCCAAGCCGGGGGACTGCATCTTCTTTTCCGCCGGCCCGGCCAAATCCTCGCGGGCCCTGCTGGGCGCCGCGCGCGGCGAGATCGCGCACCGGCTGGACCTGATCGACCCCGACGAATGGGCGTTCGTCTGGGTCGTCGATCCGCCGCTGTTCGAGCCGGCCGACGAGGCGACCGCCGCCGGTGACGTGGCGGTGGGCTCCGGGGCGTGGACGGCCGTGCATCACGCGTTCACCTCGCCCAAGCCCGAGTACCTGGACGCGGTCGACAAAGACCCGGGCAATGTGCTGGCCGACGCCTACGACATCGTCTGCAACGGCAACGAGATCGGCGGCGGCTCGATTCGTATCCACCGCCGCGACATCCAGGAACGGGTGTTCGCGGTGATGGGCCTGGACAAGGCCCAGGCTGAAGAGAAATTCGGATTCCTGTTGGAGGCGTTCATGTTTGGCGCGCCCCCGCACGGCGGCATCGCGTTCGGCTGGGACCGGATCAACGCGCTGCTGTCCGGCGTGGACTCCATCCGCGAGGTGATCGCGTTCCCCAAGACCGGCGGCGGCATCGACCCGCTCACCGATGCGCCGGCGCCGATCACCGCCCAGCAGCGCAAGGAGTCCGGAATAGATGCCAAGCCGAAACAGGTTGACCAGGCATGA
- a CDS encoding nitroreductase family deazaflavin-dependent oxidoreductase, translated as MTQGMPDTETINAFNKAIADEFRANGGKVGGQFANSDLLLLTTTGAKSGQQRVSPLAYFRVGGRLIIIGSFAGAPVNPAWVHNLRANPQAHVEIGTDAFDVTARELPSNERDELFDEITAAAPGFAEYQSKTSRVIPLFELTRS; from the coding sequence ATGACCCAAGGGATGCCGGACACCGAAACGATCAACGCGTTCAACAAGGCAATCGCCGACGAGTTCCGTGCCAATGGCGGAAAGGTCGGCGGCCAATTCGCCAACTCCGACCTGTTGCTGCTCACCACGACGGGCGCCAAGTCCGGCCAGCAGCGAGTGTCGCCGCTGGCCTACTTCCGCGTCGGCGGCAGGCTGATCATCATCGGCTCCTTCGCCGGTGCGCCGGTTAACCCGGCCTGGGTGCACAACCTGCGCGCCAACCCGCAGGCACATGTCGAGATCGGCACCGATGCGTTCGACGTGACCGCCCGCGAACTGCCGTCGAACGAGCGCGACGAGCTGTTCGACGAAATCACCGCCGCCGCGCCGGGCTTCGCCGAGTACCAGTCGAAGACCAGCCGGGTGATTCCGCTCTTCGAGCTGACGCGCAGCTAG
- a CDS encoding HD domain-containing protein, which produces MLPASPDTAAARAAVALMNDVSDAALAHHVWRTWYFGHHLIAEHLADADLEVGFIAAMLHDLGLTDRFDSDVPFEQAGADAATDTLTRQGWSQDRIGLAAAAIRQHLDVASAEARPEIALVHLGAAADVIGLRVDEIPGDLIEEVLSSHPRRGFVDMVLPALQRQVERKPDSAIAGLFAAVDFGALMTACPLGDR; this is translated from the coding sequence ATGCTGCCTGCATCGCCCGACACCGCCGCCGCGCGCGCGGCCGTCGCCCTGATGAACGACGTGTCCGACGCCGCACTGGCGCATCACGTCTGGAGGACGTGGTACTTCGGTCACCACCTCATCGCCGAACACCTCGCGGACGCGGATCTCGAAGTCGGTTTCATCGCGGCGATGCTGCACGACCTTGGGCTCACCGACAGATTCGACTCGGACGTGCCCTTCGAGCAGGCCGGCGCCGACGCTGCGACGGACACGTTGACCCGGCAGGGCTGGTCGCAGGATCGCATCGGCCTCGCGGCAGCGGCCATCCGGCAGCATCTCGACGTCGCCTCCGCCGAGGCCAGACCCGAGATCGCCCTTGTCCACCTCGGTGCAGCCGCGGACGTCATCGGCCTTCGGGTCGACGAGATTCCCGGCGACCTGATTGAGGAGGTGCTGAGTTCGCATCCGCGGCGCGGGTTCGTCGACATGGTCCTTCCCGCCCTACAACGTCAGGTTGAGCGGAAGCCCGACTCGGCGATCGCCGGGCTGTTCGCAGCCGTAGACTTCGGCGCGCTGATGACGGCGTGCCCGCTCGGGGACCGATGA
- a CDS encoding TetR/AcrR family transcriptional regulator, which translates to MNHRSAPLRPAAPQDPPPDGRRAKGVRTRDALLAEAVQLASVEGLEGLTIASLAERLATAKSSVHAAFGSKEALQVAAVHRVREMLIELVVVPALAARPGRARLEALGESWFGYLENDIFEGGCLLCSASSEMDGRPGPTRDAVAAVMQEWLSFLADSVTAGIDNGEFASDAAPDQIAFELNAIGMAANWHHQLFGGRVAFTRARRTWAEMLGRLCV; encoded by the coding sequence ATGAACCACCGCTCTGCGCCGCTTCGGCCGGCCGCACCCCAGGATCCGCCGCCCGACGGGCGACGGGCCAAGGGAGTCCGCACCCGCGATGCCCTGCTCGCAGAGGCCGTGCAGCTCGCGTCGGTCGAAGGCCTCGAAGGCCTGACCATCGCCAGCCTCGCCGAGCGGCTCGCGACGGCGAAGAGCAGCGTCCACGCCGCATTCGGTTCCAAGGAGGCCCTGCAGGTCGCGGCGGTCCACCGGGTACGGGAGATGCTCATCGAGCTGGTGGTGGTGCCTGCCCTGGCCGCCCGGCCGGGCCGGGCGCGACTCGAAGCGCTGGGCGAGTCGTGGTTCGGCTACCTCGAGAACGACATCTTCGAGGGCGGCTGCCTGCTCTGCTCGGCATCCAGCGAAATGGACGGGCGCCCCGGACCCACCCGCGACGCCGTCGCCGCAGTGATGCAGGAGTGGCTGTCATTTCTCGCTGACAGCGTCACCGCCGGGATCGACAACGGTGAGTTCGCGTCCGATGCCGCGCCCGATCAAATTGCCTTCGAACTCAACGCGATTGGCATGGCGGCGAATTGGCACCACCAGCTTTTCGGCGGTCGCGTCGCCTTTACCCGCGCCCGTCGCACCTGGGCCGAAATGCTTGGGCGCCTTTGCGTCTGA
- a CDS encoding carbonic anhydrase, which translates to MTALAMLTDRNRGFAAAHPGRRPALEPTLKTVILCCADHRADPAHVLGLQPNEAIVIRNPGGRVTPNFLGSLAVLATVARTEGLSTRYELIVMQHTDCGLSHLSPDAHADVLASFLGVTPAEVAAKHIGDPREAVRNDVALLRNSFVAPGALVSSGVVYDVDTGRVEVIVSPLTSD; encoded by the coding sequence ATGACCGCTCTCGCGATGTTGACTGACCGCAACCGCGGCTTCGCCGCCGCGCACCCGGGCCGGCGGCCGGCCCTCGAGCCGACCCTCAAAACAGTGATCCTGTGCTGCGCCGACCACCGGGCCGACCCCGCCCACGTGCTCGGGCTGCAGCCCAACGAAGCCATCGTCATCAGAAACCCAGGCGGTAGGGTCACGCCCAACTTCCTCGGCAGCCTCGCCGTGCTCGCGACCGTCGCACGGACCGAGGGCTTATCCACACGGTATGAGCTGATCGTCATGCAGCACACCGACTGCGGCCTATCCCACCTCTCGCCCGACGCCCACGCCGACGTTCTCGCGTCGTTCCTCGGCGTCACGCCCGCCGAAGTGGCCGCCAAACACATCGGGGACCCGCGCGAGGCGGTGCGCAACGATGTCGCGCTGCTCCGAAATAGCTTCGTTGCCCCCGGCGCGCTGGTGAGTAGCGGCGTGGTCTATGACGTGGACACCGGTCGCGTTGAGGTCATCGTGTCGCCCCTCACGAGCGACTAG
- a CDS encoding FUSC family protein — MSTSLLTRAANGGLASVQRLNDIRSPLAQTSVASGLAWYLAHDVLAHPQPFFAPIASAVCLSISNVLRAQRAVQMMIGVTLGIGIGTVVLALIGTGAAAIGIVVLIALSVAVVIGRGFIGQGMMFANQTVVSSILVLALPRSGVGYERVYDALIGGCLAIVFAVLLFPADPLQVLRRARLGVLDTLHGVLSRMADFAAGRREPAPDWPLSAVDRVHEQVGGLIQARATVQQVVRLSPRRWRLRDTVQVADHQAVHVALLAVSVLQLARVVAPALDGCNWLPQPVHAVLAELVAAVARADTEPAAAADHAAEARRLASAVHSVSRDRREVVLADAIQSCIDDLQRVIELRPQ, encoded by the coding sequence ATGAGCACTTCGTTGCTGACCCGCGCGGCCAATGGCGGCCTGGCCTCCGTTCAACGGCTCAACGACATCCGGTCCCCGCTGGCGCAGACCTCGGTCGCGTCGGGTCTGGCCTGGTACCTCGCCCACGACGTGCTGGCCCACCCGCAGCCGTTCTTCGCGCCGATCGCCTCGGCGGTGTGCCTGTCGATCAGCAACGTGCTACGCGCCCAGCGCGCCGTCCAGATGATGATCGGCGTGACGCTGGGCATCGGCATCGGCACCGTGGTGCTGGCGCTGATCGGGACCGGGGCCGCGGCCATCGGCATCGTGGTGCTGATCGCACTCTCGGTCGCGGTGGTGATAGGACGCGGCTTCATCGGGCAGGGCATGATGTTCGCCAACCAGACCGTGGTGTCGTCGATCCTGGTGCTGGCGCTGCCGCGCAGCGGCGTCGGCTACGAGCGTGTCTACGACGCCCTGATTGGCGGCTGCCTGGCGATCGTGTTCGCCGTTTTGCTGTTCCCGGCCGACCCCTTACAGGTGTTGCGCCGCGCTCGCCTCGGCGTGCTGGACACGCTGCACGGCGTGCTGTCCCGGATGGCGGATTTCGCGGCCGGGCGCCGCGAGCCTGCGCCCGATTGGCCGCTGTCGGCGGTGGACCGGGTGCACGAGCAGGTGGGCGGGCTCATCCAGGCCCGCGCCACCGTCCAGCAGGTGGTGCGGCTGTCCCCGCGCCGGTGGCGGCTGCGCGACACCGTCCAGGTCGCCGATCATCAGGCCGTGCACGTGGCGTTGCTCGCCGTCTCGGTGCTGCAGCTCGCGCGCGTGGTCGCGCCCGCGCTGGACGGCTGTAACTGGCTGCCGCAGCCCGTGCACGCGGTGCTCGCCGAGCTGGTGGCGGCCGTGGCCCGAGCCGACACCGAGCCCGCCGCCGCCGCCGACCATGCCGCCGAGGCGCGGCGCCTGGCGTCGGCGGTGCACTCGGTTTCCCGCGACAGAAGGGAAGTGGTGCTCGCCGACGCCATCCAGTCCTGCATCGACGACCTGCAACGGGTGATCGAGCTCAGGCCGCAATGA
- a CDS encoding MmcQ/YjbR family DNA-binding protein, with product MATWDDVARIVGGLALTAEPSPHDWRVGKKLIAWERPLRKSDREALAAEGTEPPEGDILGVRVSDEGVKFALIADEPRVYFTTPHFDGYPAVLVKLAEIAPGDLEELLTEAWLTQAPRQLVQEFLADSN from the coding sequence GTGGCCACGTGGGATGACGTCGCCCGCATCGTCGGCGGATTGGCACTGACCGCCGAGCCGTCCCCCCACGACTGGCGGGTGGGCAAGAAGCTGATCGCCTGGGAGCGGCCGCTGCGCAAGTCCGATCGTGAGGCTTTGGCGGCCGAGGGGACCGAGCCACCGGAGGGCGACATCCTCGGGGTCCGGGTGTCCGACGAGGGCGTCAAGTTCGCGTTGATCGCCGACGAACCCCGGGTGTACTTCACCACGCCGCATTTCGACGGCTACCCCGCGGTGCTGGTCAAACTGGCCGAGATCGCACCGGGCGACCTCGAGGAGCTGCTCACCGAGGCGTGGCTGACGCAGGCGCCGCGACAGCTGGTGCAGGAGTTCCTGGCCGATTCGAACTGA
- a CDS encoding transglutaminase family protein has product MPVDEFPENWAALPGTRRYCVKHRTEYRYSDVVTSSYGRGFLTPRDSLRQRCVDHRLDIQPAPADSSTSRDGYGNISTYFHVTEPHRALVVTSESIVDVHPPAPGQYTAGPAVEPWEHARPAGLRGALATEFALDLDPPEITDGVREYAARSFVPGRPLIEVLRDLTSRIYADFTYRSGSTTISTGVDEVLRAREGVCQDFARLSIACLRANGLAASYVSGYLATDPPPGKDRMIGIDATHAWAAVWTPQQPGQFQWLGLDPTNDQMVDERYIIVGRGRDYADVPPLRGIIYTNSENSVIDVAVDVAPCESDSLHA; this is encoded by the coding sequence TTGCCGGTAGACGAGTTTCCCGAGAACTGGGCAGCGCTACCGGGCACCCGGCGGTATTGCGTCAAGCACCGCACCGAATACCGCTACTCCGACGTCGTCACCAGCTCCTACGGCCGCGGGTTTCTCACCCCGCGGGATTCGCTGCGGCAACGTTGCGTCGATCATCGGCTCGACATCCAGCCCGCCCCCGCGGACAGCTCCACCAGCCGCGACGGCTACGGCAACATCAGCACCTACTTCCACGTCACCGAACCGCACCGGGCCCTCGTCGTCACCAGCGAGTCCATCGTCGACGTGCACCCGCCGGCGCCCGGCCAGTACACCGCGGGGCCGGCGGTCGAGCCGTGGGAACACGCTCGGCCGGCCGGGCTGCGCGGGGCACTCGCCACCGAATTCGCCCTGGACCTGGATCCGCCCGAAATCACCGACGGGGTCCGCGAATACGCGGCGCGCAGCTTCGTGCCCGGACGGCCGCTGATCGAGGTGCTGCGCGACCTCACGTCGCGGATCTACGCCGACTTCACCTACCGGTCGGGGTCCACCACGATATCCACCGGCGTTGATGAGGTTCTGCGCGCGCGAGAAGGGGTATGTCAAGACTTCGCCAGGCTGTCGATCGCGTGTTTGCGGGCCAACGGTTTGGCGGCCAGCTATGTGTCCGGCTATCTGGCCACAGACCCGCCGCCGGGAAAGGATCGGATGATCGGCATCGACGCCACGCACGCTTGGGCCGCGGTATGGACCCCGCAGCAGCCGGGGCAGTTCCAATGGCTGGGGCTGGATCCCACCAATGACCAGATGGTCGACGAGCGTTACATCATCGTCGGCCGCGGCCGCGACTACGCGGATGTGCCGCCGCTGCGCGGCATCATCTACACCAACTCCGAGAACAGCGTGATCGACGTCGCCGTCGATGTGGCGCCCTGCGAGAGCGATTCGTTGCATGCGTGA
- a CDS encoding zinc-binding metallopeptidase family protein, translating to MRDFHCPNCGQRLAFENSTCLSCGSALGFSLDQMALLVIAKGENGDHAGAVDADDYQLCANLYLAECNWLVHKDAPGGLCTSCALTLERPNDTDTEGLAAFARAEAAKRRLIAELHELKLPIVGRDRDPEQGLGFRLLSSAFEKVITGHDNGVITLDLAEGDDVHREQLRVEMEEPYRTLLGHFRHEVGHYYFYRLITTPEYLQRFKELFGDPDADYQAALDRHYSEGAPEGWQESFVSSYATMHAAEDWAETFAHYLHIRDTLDTSAWCGLAPASATFDRPALGPSAFPNIIELWLPLSWSLNMVNRSMGHDDLYPFVLPVAVLDKMQFIHTVIDEAT from the coding sequence ATGCGTGACTTCCACTGCCCCAACTGCGGTCAGCGCCTGGCGTTCGAGAACTCGACGTGCCTGTCGTGCGGTAGCGCGCTGGGCTTTTCCCTCGACCAGATGGCGCTGCTGGTGATCGCCAAGGGCGAAAACGGCGACCACGCCGGCGCCGTCGACGCCGACGACTACCAGCTGTGCGCCAATCTTTATCTCGCCGAATGCAATTGGTTGGTCCACAAGGACGCCCCCGGCGGGCTGTGCACGTCGTGCGCGCTGACGCTGGAACGGCCCAACGACACCGACACCGAGGGTCTGGCGGCGTTCGCGCGCGCCGAGGCGGCCAAGCGGCGGCTGATCGCCGAGCTGCACGAGCTGAAGCTGCCGATCGTGGGACGCGACCGGGATCCCGAGCAGGGGTTGGGCTTTCGGCTGCTGTCCAGCGCGTTCGAGAAGGTGATCACCGGGCACGACAACGGGGTCATCACGCTGGATTTGGCCGAGGGCGACGATGTCCACCGCGAGCAGCTGCGGGTGGAGATGGAAGAGCCGTACCGCACGCTGCTCGGCCACTTCCGGCACGAGGTCGGGCATTACTACTTCTACCGGCTGATCACCACGCCCGAGTATCTGCAGCGGTTCAAGGAGCTGTTCGGTGATCCCGACGCCGACTACCAGGCGGCTTTGGACCGGCACTACAGCGAAGGCGCGCCCGAGGGCTGGCAGGAAAGCTTCGTCTCGTCATACGCGACGATGCACGCCGCCGAGGACTGGGCCGAGACGTTCGCGCATTACCTGCACATCCGCGACACCCTGGACACCTCGGCCTGGTGCGGGTTGGCGCCGGCGTCGGCCACCTTCGATCGGCCGGCGTTGGGGCCCAGCGCCTTTCCCAACATCATCGAGCTGTGGCTGCCGTTGTCGTGGTCGCTGAACATGGTGAACCGCTCCATGGGCCACGACGACCTCTACCCGTTCGTGTTGCCGGTCGCCGTGTTGGACAAGATGCAATTCATCCACACGGTCATCGACGAGGCGACCTAA
- a CDS encoding DUF2189 domain-containing protein — protein MSQPPEYPSNPADPQHGGQTPPGYPPPPPPPGYGAPPPPPPPPGGPAGPGYGAPPPGPGYGRHSSPPPGSGGYGPPPGEGPPPSYGAPPPPPPSGYGAPPAGYPPQPGPQPGYAAPPGGPGSVQFNIGEAVSWAWNKFTKNAVALIVPLVIYLVAIGIVAVIAGVVPALLGESTNNTYTDAYGNTYGGTVVTFGAASYAVMVVAYIVLFIAAIYMAVALLSGCLDIADGKPVSIGSFFKPRNMGPVLLTAVLVGLGTAVGSLCIVGGIIFGFIAQFAIPFVIDRNLSPVDAIKASYETVKNNIGPAIISFLVQYAIVLVGELACGVGLLAAMPVALLVQVYTYRKLSGGQVVPVEQPGYPAGPPSGPQYA, from the coding sequence ATGAGCCAGCCCCCAGAGTATCCAAGCAACCCGGCCGACCCGCAGCACGGCGGCCAGACCCCTCCGGGCTACCCGCCACCACCGCCTCCGCCCGGTTATGGCGCCCCACCCCCACCCCCGCCTCCGCCCGGCGGCCCGGCGGGTCCCGGTTATGGCGCGCCTCCCCCGGGCCCCGGCTACGGCCGGCACTCGAGTCCACCGCCCGGATCCGGCGGGTATGGCCCGCCGCCCGGTGAAGGCCCGCCGCCGTCCTACGGCGCGCCACCGCCGCCGCCGCCGTCGGGCTACGGCGCGCCCCCTGCCGGCTATCCGCCGCAGCCGGGCCCGCAACCGGGCTATGCCGCCCCGCCCGGCGGCCCCGGCTCCGTGCAGTTCAACATCGGCGAGGCCGTCAGCTGGGCGTGGAACAAGTTCACCAAGAACGCCGTGGCGCTGATCGTTCCGCTGGTGATCTACCTCGTGGCGATCGGCATCGTCGCGGTGATCGCCGGAGTCGTGCCGGCGCTGCTGGGTGAGAGCACGAACAACACCTACACCGACGCGTACGGCAACACCTACGGAGGTACGGTTGTCACCTTCGGCGCCGCCTCGTACGCCGTCATGGTCGTCGCCTACATCGTGCTGTTCATCGCGGCGATTTATATGGCCGTCGCACTGCTGTCCGGCTGCCTTGACATCGCCGACGGGAAGCCGGTGAGCATCGGGTCGTTCTTCAAGCCCCGCAACATGGGGCCGGTGCTGCTGACCGCGGTGCTCGTCGGCCTCGGCACGGCAGTCGGTTCGCTGTGCATCGTCGGCGGCATCATCTTCGGCTTCATCGCCCAGTTCGCCATCCCGTTCGTCATCGATCGGAACCTGTCACCGGTCGACGCGATCAAGGCCAGCTACGAGACGGTCAAGAACAACATCGGCCCCGCCATCATCTCGTTCCTGGTGCAGTACGCGATCGTGCTGGTCGGCGAATTGGCTTGTGGTGTCGGCCTATTGGCGGCGATGCCGGTTGCCTTGCTGGTTCAGGTGTACACCTACCGCAAGCTGTCGGGCGGGCAGGTCGTGCCGGTGGAGCAGCCGGGATACCCGGCCGGTCCCCCATCGGGGCCTCAATACGCGTAG
- a CDS encoding replication-associated recombination protein A, producing the protein MSDGLFDLPGAARPTTDLEVGLNVSAGAPLPVRMRPATLDEVVGQDHLLAPGSPLRRLVEGSGVASVILYGPPGSGKTTLAALISQATGRRFEALSALSAGVKDVRAVIETARSALLRGEQTVLFIDEVHRFSKTQQDALLSAVENRVVLLVAATTENPSFSVVAPLLSRSLILQLRPLGADDVRTVVQRAIDDPRGLGGRVAVAPEAIDLLVQLAAGDARRALTALEVAAEGVEEVAVETVEQSLDKAAVRYDRDGDQHYDVISAFIKSVRGSDVDAALHYLARMLVAGEDPRFIARRLMILASEDIGMADPTALPTAVAAAQTVQLIGMPEAQLTLAHATVHLATAAKSNAVTTALGAAMNDIKAGKAGMVPAHLRDGHYSGAAALGNAQGYKYSHDDPDGVVAQQYPPDELVGVDYYRPTGRGGEREIGGRLERLRAIIRQRRGRQ; encoded by the coding sequence GTGTCCGATGGTCTGTTTGACCTGCCCGGCGCGGCGCGGCCGACCACAGATTTAGAAGTCGGCCTGAACGTGTCGGCCGGCGCGCCGCTGCCGGTGCGGATGCGTCCGGCAACCCTGGACGAAGTGGTCGGTCAGGACCACCTGTTGGCGCCCGGGTCGCCGCTGCGCCGGCTGGTCGAGGGCTCGGGAGTGGCGTCGGTGATCCTGTATGGGCCGCCGGGCAGCGGCAAGACGACGCTGGCGGCGCTGATCTCGCAGGCGACCGGGCGACGCTTCGAGGCCCTCTCGGCGTTGTCGGCCGGCGTCAAGGACGTTCGGGCCGTGATCGAGACCGCGAGGTCGGCGCTGCTCCGTGGCGAGCAGACGGTGCTGTTCATCGACGAGGTGCACCGCTTCTCCAAGACCCAGCAGGACGCGCTGCTGTCCGCGGTCGAGAACCGGGTGGTGTTGCTGGTCGCGGCCACCACCGAGAACCCGTCGTTTTCGGTGGTCGCGCCGCTGCTGTCCCGGTCGCTGATCCTGCAGTTGCGGCCGCTGGGCGCCGACGACGTGCGCACCGTGGTGCAGCGGGCCATCGACGACCCCCGCGGCCTGGGCGGACGCGTTGCGGTGGCACCCGAGGCCATCGACCTGCTGGTCCAGCTGGCCGCCGGTGACGCCCGCCGCGCGTTGACCGCGCTGGAGGTGGCGGCCGAGGGGGTCGAGGAAGTGGCCGTCGAGACCGTCGAGCAGTCCCTGGACAAGGCCGCGGTGCGCTACGACCGCGACGGCGACCAGCACTACGACGTCATCAGCGCCTTCATCAAGTCGGTGCGTGGCTCCGACGTCGACGCGGCGCTGCACTATCTGGCCCGCATGCTGGTCGCGGGGGAGGACCCGCGGTTCATCGCGCGCCGGCTGATGATCCTGGCCAGCGAGGACATCGGGATGGCCGATCCGACGGCGCTGCCGACCGCGGTCGCCGCCGCGCAGACCGTGCAGCTGATCGGGATGCCCGAAGCCCAGCTGACGCTGGCGCACGCCACCGTGCACTTGGCCACCGCGGCGAAGTCGAACGCGGTCACCACCGCGCTGGGCGCGGCGATGAACGACATCAAGGCGGGCAAGGCCGGCATGGTGCCCGCGCACCTGCGCGACGGGCATTACTCGGGGGCGGCCGCGCTGGGCAACGCGCAGGGCTACAAGTACTCCCACGACGACCCGGACGGCGTTGTCGCGCAACAATATCCGCCCGACGAGCTGGTGGGCGTGGACTATTACCGCCCCACCGGCCGCGGCGGTGAACGGGAGATCGGCGGCCGGCTGGAGCGGCTGCGGGCGATCATCCGCCAGAGAAGGGGACGGCAGTGA
- a CDS encoding YciI family protein yields the protein MKTFTDDEMGQLLPTAKAYSVVILKQGPEFGDDGAAAIIWEHGRRNFGLRDDGVLAVVLPVTDGSAVCGVGVFAATIDETVAIMEDDPGVAAGVFTYEVHPCRGFPGDSLP from the coding sequence GTGAAGACCTTCACCGACGACGAGATGGGCCAACTGCTGCCCACTGCCAAGGCCTATAGCGTCGTCATCCTCAAGCAGGGGCCGGAATTCGGTGACGACGGCGCCGCGGCGATCATCTGGGAGCACGGCCGCCGCAACTTCGGGCTCCGCGACGACGGCGTGCTCGCGGTGGTGCTGCCGGTGACCGACGGGTCCGCCGTCTGCGGGGTCGGGGTGTTTGCTGCGACCATCGACGAGACCGTCGCGATCATGGAAGACGACCCCGGGGTGGCGGCCGGGGTCTTCACCTACGAGGTGCACCCCTGCCGCGGATTCCCCGGGGACTCGCTGCCCTAA